From the genome of Streptomyces sp. NBC_01341, one region includes:
- a CDS encoding trp operon leader peptide yields the protein MFAQTIQNWWWTAHPAAR from the coding sequence ATGTTCGCGCAGACGATCCAGAACTGGTGGTGGACCGCTCATCCGGCGGCCCGCTGA
- a CDS encoding class II 3-deoxy-7-phosphoheptulonate synthase produces the protein MNANTSVAGGHTWRDLPAAQQPEYPDAEALRDVIADLESYPPLVFAGECDQLRARLGAVAKGEAFLLQGGDCAEAFDGVSAEDIRAKLKTLLQMSAVLTYAASVPVVKIGRIAGQYSKPRSKPTETRDGVTLPTYRGDSVNGFEFTEAARIPDPQRLKQMYHASASTLNLVRAFTTGGYADLRQVHAWNQDFVKSSPSGQRYEALAREIDNALNFMKACGTDPAEFKAVEFYASHEALLLDYESSLTRTDSRTGQLYDTSGHMVWIGERTRQMDGAHIEFASKVRNPIGIKLGPTTTVDEALAYVDRLDPEREPGRLTFIVRMGADKVRDKLPELVEKVTASGATVAWVTDPMHGNTFEAASGHKTRRFDDVLDEVKGFFEVHKQLGTHPGGIHVELTGDDVTECVGGGHEIFVDDLHQRYETACDPRLNRSQSLDLAFLVAEMYRDQ, from the coding sequence GTGAACGCCAATACCTCCGTCGCCGGTGGCCACACCTGGCGAGACCTTCCCGCGGCGCAGCAGCCCGAGTACCCCGATGCCGAGGCTCTGCGCGACGTGATCGCGGACCTCGAGTCGTATCCGCCGCTCGTCTTCGCCGGCGAGTGCGACCAGCTGCGGGCCCGCCTGGGAGCCGTCGCCAAGGGCGAGGCGTTCCTGCTGCAGGGCGGTGACTGTGCCGAGGCCTTCGACGGCGTGTCCGCCGAGGACATCAGGGCCAAACTCAAGACCCTGCTCCAGATGAGCGCCGTCCTCACCTACGCGGCCTCCGTGCCCGTCGTGAAGATCGGCCGGATCGCCGGTCAGTACTCCAAGCCGCGCTCCAAGCCGACCGAGACCCGCGACGGCGTGACGCTGCCGACCTACCGCGGCGACTCCGTCAACGGCTTCGAATTCACCGAGGCCGCCCGCATCCCGGACCCTCAGCGGCTGAAGCAGATGTACCACGCGTCCGCTTCCACGCTGAACCTGGTCCGCGCCTTCACCACCGGTGGGTACGCCGACCTGCGCCAGGTGCACGCCTGGAACCAGGACTTCGTCAAGTCCTCCCCGTCGGGCCAGCGTTACGAGGCCCTGGCCCGCGAGATCGACAACGCGCTGAACTTCATGAAGGCGTGCGGCACGGACCCGGCCGAGTTCAAGGCGGTCGAGTTCTACGCCTCGCACGAGGCCCTGCTGCTGGACTACGAGTCGTCGCTGACCCGGACCGACTCACGGACCGGCCAGCTGTACGACACCTCGGGCCACATGGTCTGGATCGGTGAGCGCACCCGGCAGATGGACGGGGCGCACATCGAGTTCGCCTCGAAGGTCCGCAACCCCATCGGTATCAAGCTCGGCCCGACGACCACGGTCGACGAGGCCCTCGCCTACGTCGACCGCCTCGACCCCGAGCGCGAGCCCGGCCGGCTGACCTTCATCGTCCGCATGGGCGCCGACAAGGTCCGCGACAAGCTGCCCGAGCTGGTCGAGAAGGTCACCGCCTCGGGCGCCACCGTGGCCTGGGTGACCGACCCGATGCACGGCAACACCTTCGAGGCCGCGTCCGGCCACAAGACGCGCCGCTTCGACGACGTCCTGGACGAGGTCAAGGGCTTCTTCGAGGTGCACAAGCAGCTCGGGACGCACCCCGGCGGCATCCACGTCGAGCTCACCGGTGACGACGTCACCGAGTGCGTCGGCGGCGGCCACGAGATCTTCGTGGACGACCTGCACCAGCGATACGAGACGGCCTGCGACCCGCGCCTCAACCGCAGCCAGTCCCTGGACCTGGCCTTCCTGGTCGCCGAGATGTACCGCGACCAGTAG
- a CDS encoding (2Fe-2S)-binding protein gives MYVCSCFGITEEQVKKHADGGACTPRQIASACKAGTDCGGCVRRIQALLGRGDCPRRDLVEGRTVPAGATAGEPVVFGTTADVTLSDAA, from the coding sequence ATGTACGTCTGCTCGTGCTTCGGCATCACCGAGGAGCAGGTCAAGAAGCACGCGGACGGCGGAGCCTGCACCCCCCGCCAGATCGCTTCCGCCTGCAAGGCCGGTACGGACTGCGGCGGTTGCGTCCGCAGGATCCAGGCGCTGCTGGGCCGCGGGGACTGTCCCCGCCGTGACCTCGTCGAAGGCCGCACGGTACCGGCAGGCGCCACGGCCGGCGAACCCGTCGTCTTCGGCACCACGGCCGACGTCACGCTGTCCGACGCCGCCTGA
- the bfr gene encoding bacterioferritin, with protein MQGDPEVLEFLNEQLTAELTAINQYFLHAKMQENFGWTKLAKYTRSESFDEMKHAELLTDRILFLDGLPNYQRLFHVRVGQTVTEMFQADRQVEVEAIDRLRRGIEIMRAKGDITSANIFESILEDEEHHIDYLDTQLELVEKLGEPLYIAQLIEQPES; from the coding sequence ATGCAGGGCGACCCCGAGGTCCTCGAGTTCCTGAACGAACAGCTGACTGCCGAATTGACTGCCATCAATCAGTACTTCCTGCACGCCAAGATGCAGGAGAACTTCGGCTGGACGAAGCTCGCGAAGTACACGCGGTCGGAATCGTTCGACGAGATGAAGCACGCCGAGCTCCTCACCGACCGGATCCTCTTCCTCGACGGCCTGCCCAACTATCAGCGGCTCTTCCACGTCCGGGTCGGCCAGACGGTCACCGAGATGTTCCAGGCCGACCGCCAGGTCGAGGTGGAGGCGATCGACCGTCTCAGGCGCGGTATCGAGATCATGCGGGCCAAGGGCGACATCACCTCGGCGAACATCTTCGAGTCCATCCTCGAGGACGAGGAGCACCACATCGACTACCTCGACACCCAGCTCGAACTGGTCGAGAAGCTCGGCGAGCCGCTCTACATCGCGCAGCTGATCGAGCAGCCGGAGAGCTGA